The following is a genomic window from Butyricimonas faecihominis.
GTCACCGCTCGAAGATATGTCTTTTACCTACCGGGTTAGCATGACGCTCGTGAACGGGCAAATCGTGTACGATCATGGCAAGATCAATGACGACGTACGCGGGGAAATGCTGACGTTCTATTAATCTACAAAACAAGAAGCACGCAGGCCGCTATGAACAACAGGAACAACACGTTCCCCAGCCAGCGAGTCCGATGTGAAATAAAGTATTGAGTAAACATATAAGATAACGGGATCGCTGTAATCAAAGTGATCCCGTGACAATTAAACGGGATAAAAAACAACGAACTCCCCACGAAAAGCAACATCGACAACATCGACAACATACCCCGCCGTTGCGCCACGATCGCCATCGGGTAGTTCACCACGACATTATACAAGGACACGACGATCAGCACACCGATCACGACAAAAGCCGCCACTTTCTCCGGCATGATCGTCCAAAACACTTGCCCGCTCGTCAACGCCTGCACGAACACATCCGGTAGAGTCGCCAACCGATCCGTTAGGAAATAATAACACCCCGTGAAGAATAACGCGGAAAAGATACCTATAAACAGCGCCACCAAATCCTTCAATGCCGCCCTTCCCGAAAAAGGCAAAACGATGATCGCCCAGACGATCAGCATGATCAATTTCGGGCAAAGCAAAACCGCCAACGTGGAAAAAAGCCCGAAACCAAATACCGGCGAATTGGATTGCGTGTTCACGATGGCCGACTGCAAACGAGCCACGGCCAACACGACACATAGGGCTGCCACCAAATAATCACTCATCCCGTAACGACAGATCACTCCGATACACAAGAAGGCATAAACCACCGCCGGGAGAACCGTGATATGAGACAAAAACTTATACCGATCGGCAACAAAGAACACCAGAAACGACAAGCACAACAAAGCCAGTACCCCAATTTCCTTCCACCACAAACCACCCTGTTCCTGAAAAGCTGGAATAGAAATAACGCCCAAATCCGGACAAACGGAAAAATCATCCGGTCCGAAAGTAAAACGTAGAAATGCAATTGCTGCCAAAATAAATGGCAGCAAATACAGCATATAAACTCTCTTGGTTTTTAAAATGGCGTTAAATCTCATCATCCATCCTTTTACAAATCAAAACCAATATCTCTTCTGAAATTCATCCCGTCGAAATGAATCTTGGCCACGTTCTCGTAAGACTGGGCCAAAGCCTCCCGCATAGTCTTCCCGAACGAACTCACAGCAATCACGCGTCCCCCGTTCGTCACGACCTTCCCGTCTGCCAACTTCGTCCCCGCGTGGAACACGATACTCCCCTTCACGTCCGGTACACCCGTGATCTCCTTTCCTTTCTCGTAATCCCCGGGATACCCCTGAGAAACAAGCATCACGGTCGTACAGAAACGATCATCCAGTTCGAACGCCGCCTGTTCCAGCTCCCCCTTGGCCATCGCCTCGAAAAGAGACAAAATATCTGTTTTCAATCTCGGCATCACCACCTCTGTCTCCGGGTCTCCCATACGCACGTTATACTCGATCACGTAAGGATCACCACCAACATTCATTAGGCCGAAAAAGACAAATCCCTTGTAGTCAATCCCGTCTTTTTGTAATCCCTCGATCGTGGGGCGCACCACCCGCTCTTCCACCTTCCGGTTGAACTCTTCATTGGCAAACGGTACCGGAGAAACGGCCCCCATACCACCCGTGTTCAACCCTATATCACCCTCACCAATACGCTTGTAGTCTTTGGCAGAACCCAATATTTTATAACTTCTCCCATCCGTCAGCGCGAACACGGAAAGCTCTATACCTTTCAAATACTCCTCGATCACCACCTGATTCCCGGCCTTCCCGAACTTTCCTCCCAACATCAGTTCCAACTCCCTCTTCGCCTCTTCCAAATTATCCAGAATCAACACGCCTTTCCCGGCTGCCAACCCGTCCGCTTTCAACACGTAAGGCGGTTTCAACGTCTCCAAAAAAGCAAACCCTTTTTCAAGATTATCCTTCGTCACCGTCAAATAACCGGCTGTCGGGATATGGTGGCGGAACATAAATTCCTTCGCAAAATCCTTACTTCCTTCCAGAATAGCACCCGCTTTTCCCGGTCCCACGATCATCAGTCGGGCAAAACGAGCGTCTGCCTCAAAATAATCCCGAATACCCTCCACCAGAGGATCTTCCGGTCCGACAACCAGCATATCGATAGCGTTATTCTCCACGAAATTTGCCAACGCCTCGAAATCCGTTACCTTGATATTTACATTTTCAGCTATCTCTGCCGTCCCGGCATTTCCCGGAGCAACATATAACTTTGTTAATCTTTCACTCTGATTTATTTTCCACGCCAACGCATGTTCGCGTCCACCGCTACCCAATAATAATACTTTCATCCTTTTTTAGTTACAAGTTTACAAGTTACAGGTTACAAGTTGAATCCCGACACATTCATCGGCAGGTGCGTTATCATTCCCAAGAACCTGTAACTTGCAACCTGTCAACTTGTAACTCGGCCTTGCCGAATGTACAAAGATAAGGCTTTAGCATAAATCATAAATCATAAATCACAAATAAATTTGGAGTAATTGACGGATTTCTATAACTTTGTTAAAAATCAAGGCCATGAACAGATACACCACCAATGGCGAAGAGGGAGAAATTCTCCCGAATTTACTCGGAATCACGGACGATGAGACACTTCACAACGCGGAATTCGAGGGATTCCTGATGGCAGAAATCCTGTTCACGGAAAAGCTAACGCCCAAGACAAAATTTTCAGTCAAATACATCTGTGACATCCACCGCACGGCGCTAAAAGAACTCTACTCCTTTGCCGGGCGTTTCCGTTCCGTCAACATTTCCAAAGGCGGATTCGTGTTCCCGGCCGGAAGATTTATCCCAGATAGTATGCGCATTTTCGAAGAAGAAATTCTTTCCCAACTCCCTGATCACTACACCAGCCAACAAGCTCTGATAAAAGACATCGCCAAAGTACACGGTGAATTACTCTTCATCCACCCGTTCCGGGAAGGCAACGGCAGGACATCCCGTATTCTCGCCAACCTCATGGCACGAAAACAAGGTTACCCCGGCTTAAACTTCAAAAGGATTGATTTTAATGAATATATTATCGCTGTTCAGCAAGTAGCACGAAAAGACTACTCCAGAATGGAGCAGATTATCGCTTACACGTTTTAAGTTTCAAATCCACCCGTTCCAAAATAGTATAAGCAGTTTCTTGGGAAATTTTTATCCCTTCCAGTTGGAATGAAGTAATCATTCCTTGCAAAATCTCTTCCCGAACCGTGGCGTTTTTTACAAGCTGCGGCATCTTTTCTTTTATTTTTTCCATATTACAAATATACGACTTTTCCCCTTATTATCAAAGCAATTCAGCCACAAATTCCCCTCTTTTTAACCTGAAACTTGCAACCAAACAACCTGCAACCGCCTCTGGCGATCACCTCCACGTTTCCTCCACCGTGTAATTTAAAAAACGATTAAAAGGCTGCATCAGTAAAAGTCGCTCCACACACCGTTCAACCACGTCCTCCCCCTCGAAAAACGAATCGGGAACATAATTCGATACCGTGTAAGACTTGTATTTCAACAAATCCCCTTCCGGAAAATCGGCAGGAAAAGGTGCAGGCACCTTTTTCAACTTCTCCCCCTCCAACACGTAATGTTTTTGGAATTCCGCATCCCGGATAATTCCCGTAAACTCATCTACATTATCATACACGTCTTTCCGCAAAGCCTTCAGCAACGATGGTTCCGGACACCAAATTCCACCCCCGATCATACAATTCCCCGGTTCTATATGCACGTAATATCCCGCCCGGGGACTTTGCTTACCACCCTTCACCATGTACGCCCCAATATGCGTCTTATAAGGCTCCTTGTTCGGCGAAAACCGGACATCCCGGTAAATTCTGAAAATACAATCTTTCGCCGTCAACCCGTCCACCTCCGGTTCCGTTACAGCCAACGCCGGAATCACCCGGTTAATGAAATCCTCATGCCCGGCCTTTACAGCCAAATACCACTCCTTATGCGCATTAAACCACTCCCGGTTATTATTCTCCCTCAACTCTTCCAAAAACCGGAACACTTCCGCCATTGAAAAGTTACAAGTTACAGGTTCTTTCATTTTCAATTCTCCATTTTCAATTTTCAATTTCTCGGCACCCATTTCACCTCTTCCAGCCCGCAATCCTTTGCCAGCTTACGCCCCAGCACAAACAAATAATCGGAAAGGCGATTCACATACCGCACGATAATATCCTCCACCTCTATTTCCTCGCTCATATCAATAATCCGGCGTTCCACCCGACGGCAAACCGTACGGGCAATATGACAAGCCGATACCTCCGGCCGTCCTCCCGGCAAAACGAAATACTGCAGTGGCGGCAACTCCTCATCCATCTTGTCTATCGCCCTCTCCAAAAAAGCCACGTCCTCATCCGTGCAAGGCAATTTCTTCTGCATATTACTCACCGCCGTGTCCGTTGCCAAGTTTGCCCCGACCACGAACAACACGTTTTGAATCTCGATCAACTGTTTCACGCTCTCCTCATCAATCGGGTACGACCGAATCATCCCCAAATGACTGTTCAACTCGTCAACACCCCCGTAAGCCTCTAACCTCACGTTATTCTTTGCCACCCGGGTTCCCCCGATCAAAGCCGTCGTCCCCTTATCTCCTGTTTTCGTGTAAACCTTCATACTAAATTAGATTTAATGATTTCCAATTAAGTGATTTAATGATTTCCGATTAAGTGATTTTCCCCCCACAACCTAACACGCTCTTTTTTTAATCACCTAATCATTCAATCGGCAATCACAAAATCTTTTAAATTATTACATTATACTTTCCCTTCTGCAATCTCGTGTCAAAGAACACGATCCCATACCACATCATGTCGATCGAAACCGTTCCCTCCTGCCTCAATTGTCTCCATGCCAAAGAATTGAAGCGTCCCTTGTAAATATCTTTAATCACGATGCATAGCGGGCCTCGCCTGCGCACTCGCAAAACCTCTTCCCAAGTTTCATCCCAATCCTCCTCGAACGCTCTCCCCAAGAAAACCATATCGATCTCGCGACCTTTCAAATCTCCCGGTTTCACCTGTTCCGTATATTCGGCTCCCGGACATGCACGTCCCCCGTTCAACAACACCATCTGTTTCGAAACAGCCGCCAGGTACATGGAAGCCCACGGCGACCGCACCCCGACACACAGCACGTTCCGGTAAGAAAAATATTCTGCCAACCGAAAAAGTAAACGATACAACTTCCGCTCTTTCTCCCGAATATTTCCCTTCGATTCAATCCGCTCGAAATCGTAATAGATCGCTTTTTCCTTTATTACATTCGTGATCAAATCAAAAACGAACGGGGAATGTACCCCGTATCCCCTTTTATGTCGAAAACGAATGGCATGTTTAAATCGTTGTTTTAAATAATTATACATCTCCCGGTAAACTGTCTGTCCAAATTATTTATTCCACGAAATTAAAATTTATTCCCGATATGCTCAACTAAAGTCATCTATTTTTTTTACTTTCGTTCGAGAAATGAACCATCGAAAACTTGTATTTTGGAACTGGCAGGACTGAACATAAAATTCGTACCGGGTGTTGGAGAGAAAAGAGCCTCGTTGCTGGAGCAGGAAATGGGCATCCAAAGCTACGAGGATATGCTCTATTACATCCCCTACAAATACATTGACCGGACCCGTGTCTACACGATCCGGGAACTTACATCAGACCTCCCCTACATTCAGGTAAAAGCTAAAATCACGAACCTCACGTCCGTCGGCGCGGGCAAACAGATGCGCATGGTCGCCACGGCCTACGACGGAACCGGGGAATTGGAACTCGTGTGGTTCACGGGCCACAAATACCTCTCCAGCCAGATCACCCCTGACAAGGAGTACCTAATTTTCGGCAAGCCCACCATCTTCAACCACAAGATGAACATCGTCCACCCGGAAATGGACCTGTACGAAACGAGTGCCAAGCAACTCGTGGGTTTCCAAGCCATCTACCCGACCACGGAGAAGATGAAAAAAAGTTACCTGACCTCCCGGCTGATCAACAAGATACAAGCAAATATTTTCAAAGCTATCAACGGCAGGATTCAAGAAACCCTCCCGGCATGGTTCATCAAAAAACACAACTTGATCTACCTGCACGAGGCTTTGTACAACATCCACTTCCCGGAAAACCCGGATATGCTCCGCAAGGCACAATACCGGCTTAAATTTGAAGAGCTGTTCTACATTCAGCTCAACATACTGAAACTGAAATTCAACCGCAAGGCAGCCTTCCAAGGCCATCTCTTTACCACGGTCGGGGATTATTTCAACGATTTCTACCACAATCACCTACCCTTTCCCTTGACCGACGCGCAGAAACGGGTTATTAAAGAAATCCGTTCCGATTGCGGTTCCGGCAAGCAAATGAACCGCCTGTTGCAGGGAGACGTGGGAAGCGGCAAAACCCTTGTCGCCGTGATGTGTATGCTGATCGCCCTCGACAACGGTTACCAAGCCGCCATCATGGCCCCGACGGAGATTCTCGCCACCCAACATTACGAAACCATATCCGGGCTTCTGAAGGATACCCCGATTAGCGTCGGCCTACTCACAGGTTCCACCAAGAAAAAAGAAAGGGAAATCATTCACGAGGCCCTGTCCGACGGACGTCTGCAAATCCTGATCGGGACACACGCCCTACTGGAAGACGTGGTGAATTTTAAAAACGTGGGACTTGTCGTTATCGACGAGCAGCATCGTTTCGGAGTTGCCCAGCGAGCTAAACTGTGGCAAAAGAACACGATTCCCCCACACATGCTGGTCATGACGGCCACTCCCATTCCCCGGACTCTCGCCATGACCCTCTACGGTGATCTAGATGTATCGGTGATCGACCAACTTCCTCCCGGCCGGAAACCTATCACCACACATCATGCATTCGAGGCAAGACGCCTGCAAGTCTATAAATTCATCCAGAAAGAACTGGAACTCGGCAGGCAGGCCTACATCGTGTACCCCATGATCTCCGAATCGGAAAAGATGGATTACCGGAACTTGGAAGAGGGCTATGAACACGTGATGAGTTATTTCGCCCCCTTGGGATACACGGCGGACATCGTTCACGGGAAACTCAAACCGACAGAGAAAGAGGAACACATGAGGCGTTTCGTATCGGGAGAAACCCGTATTCTTGTGGCAACCACCGTGATCGAAGTCGGGGTAAATGTTCCCAACGCCTCTATCATGGTCATTGAAAGTGCCGAACGTTTCGGACTATCCCAATTGCACCAGCTGCGCGGGCGTGTCGGACGGGGAGCCGAACAATCGTATTGTATCCTGATGACCTCCTACAAACTGTCTAACGAGTCCCGTAAAAGGATCGAGACCATGACCTCCACGAATGATGGCTTTGAGATTGCCGAAGTCGATTTAAAACTACGCGGTCCGGGAGACATCGAAGGAACACAACAAAGCGGGCTAACTTGCAACCTGCGGGTAGCCAACCTAGGGAAAGACGGCCGCATCCTGAACGAGGCTGCCCAAGCTGCCACGCTCATTCTGGAAGACGATCCTCTCCTACAAAAAGAAGAGAATCAAACCTTTGCCACCCAAGTAAAACGTCTTTTCAAAACTAAAATCAACTGGCGATATATCAGTTAACCTCCCAAAAACAGCTACGCCTCTATTTTCACAATCGTCCAAGTTCCCCGCCCGTTCAACCCGACAATCCAAGCAGAACAAGCCTAAGACGATGGGAGTCAGCGACCAAGCAATGGCATATTTCATAATAATGAATAGATCTGTTCCGGACGAATACCGTCATGAACCTTATAGATACCTTATAGAAACCTTATATGAACCTTATATATAATAAGGTTCATAAAGTATGTTTACAATTTAATTAAAATACTATATTCGGTATTCATCCGAATTTTATCAGTTAGTATAAATGTATTCTTTATTCACGTCCCCATTTACAGGCGACGAATTCCCCCTTTACCTTCAACGTGCCGATACAAAAACAGCGAGCAGATTCCTGTTATCACGCGACAAAAGGACACAAAAAAAAGGACGCCCGAAGACGTCCTTTCATTATCTGAACCGAAAAAAATTAGTTGATCGCTACAACAGCTTTCATCATCTTTTTCGTGTTTTTCATCAACTTAGCCTTGTTCTGACCATCCATTAAATACCAAGATTCTTCTTCCGGGAAATATTGGAATTCAGCAACAGCATCAGTCTCTTCACTTGCAACTACCATCTTATTCAAAGATTTAGTTACATGGTAAGGATGTCCGGCGTACATTACCTGACCTTCTTCCACATCTCCAGCTTTCATGGCAACCGGATTTTGGCCACCCCAGAACTCGATAGAGTTGAAGATCAAAACATCACCCAAGCAGCACAACTCGTATGCCGGAAGGATACACAATCCCAAGAATACTAACTCGTTCACGAATTTAGCGTTAGACACTTGTCCGTTCCAGTTATGTAACTTGGAAGTCAAAGAGAAAGAACCGTAACACCCTGTGAAAGCCACTGATGACACCGCGATCATCACAACAGCAATCATTTGATTAAAACTTTTTTTCATAACCTATGCTTTAAATTTAATTAGTTTTACGAAGGTAACGCTTTTTGTTACGAAACTAAAGCACTTTTTGTTATTTTTTCTTGTAGAATTTTTTCGGAGCAATCATTAATTCCGGGCGAAGCACGTTATCCAGCTCCTCTTTCGTCAATAATTTTTCTTCCAAAACCAAGTCATAAACACTTCTGTTTTCCGTTAAAGCTCTCTTGGCGATACGAGATGAATTTTCGTAACCTAAAGTCGGGTTCAAAGCAGTAACGATACCGATACTGTTCATCACCATATCTTTACAACGGTCAGCGTTAGCAGTAATTCCGTCAACACACAAAATTCTCAAACGATCCATAACCTTGGTCAACATCTGCATGGAGTTGAACAAAGCGTAAACGATTACCGGCTCCATCACGTTCAATTCCAACTGACCAGCCTCGGCAGCCATCATCACGGTCGTGTCATTACCGATCACGCGGAAACATACTTGGTTAACCACTTCCGGGATAACCGGATTCACTTTACCCGGCATGATAGAAGATCCCGGTTGCATCGGAGGCAAATTGATCTCGTTCAAACCGCATCTCGGGCCACTGGACAATAAACGCAAGTCGTTACATACTTTAGACAACTGAACGCAGAAACGTTTCAATTCTGAAGAGTAAGTGACACAAGCTCCGGTATCCGGGGTTGCAGCAATCAAGTTCGGAGCTAAAACAAACTCTTCACCACTGATGATGCGAAGTTCACGAGCGCAGATTTCAGCGTATTCCGGTTCTGAGTTGATACCCGTACCGATAGCCGTAGCACCCATGTTTTCTACCAAGAATAATTTAGCGGCCTCGTTCAAACGCTCGATATTCTCTTCCAACGTGTAAGCATATGCCTCGAACTCTTGGCCCAAAGTCATCGGAACGGCATCCTGAAGTTGGGTACGTCCCATTTTCAACACGTGTTCGAATTCTTTTGCTTTTCTTCTAAAAGAATCAACCAACAATTTAATTTCAGCAACCACTTCTTTATTGGTCAGGATAATTGCCAAGTGGAATGATGTAGGATAAGCGTCATTCGTTGATTGAGAAAGATTCACATGATTATTCGGGTGGCAATATTGGTATTCACCTTTCTGGTGTCCCAACAGTTCCAATGCACGATTGGCAACAACCTCATTGATGTTCATGTTCGTGGAAGTTCCGGCTCCACCTTGAACCATATCTACCGGGAACTGGTCAGCCAACTTACCATCGATGATTTCCTCGCAAGCAGCGGTGATGGCATTTGTAATATCAGCAGGAATCAATCCCAATTCAAAGTTTGCTTTCGCGGCAGCCCATTTTACCATGGCCAAAGCCTTCACGTAATTCGGAAACATTCCGATCGTGTAATTACTGATACCAGCAAAGTTCTCGATAGCTCTCAAAGTTTGAACGCCATAATACGCATCCATTGGCACCTCTTTGTTGCCTAGTAAATCATGTTCTATTCTTGTTTTCATAACTTTATAGATTAATTATTTCCAAATACGTTTGAATTTCTTTCAAGTTTCACCCGATCGTTAAAAACAATAACTAAATGTCTCTCGTCCATAACAAACGACCCGAAGAAAATTAATCCGGCAAAGGTATAAAGTTAATAGTATAAAGCCAAATTTTAACCCATAATTTACGTTCCATGCACGAAAACATATACTACTACAAATCAATTATATATATAAACATTTAACAAAATAAAGCTCGTTGCAATTCTTTTTTACAAACGTTTCCGGGAGAAGGGGTGAACTTAACCCTCATCATCCGTAAAATTTATCACGATTTTCGCCAGAGACGAGCGGTATTTCTCCGCAACGTACGGGCTGTGTATACTCTTAATGTCATACCAAATAACGGCTTCCCCGCCCACGTCTTTTGCCGGAAAAAATGTCATTTCACCCGATTCCGGGTTATATTTCCATTTCCCGACACCCTTTTCTTCATGCTCGAATTGGCCGTCTCCCAGACAATGTTTCTCGTCCGTCCATATCCTGAAACTCGTTAAATCAAGGTTGTCTTTGCTGGCACCCGGTTGGTTGCCGACAAGCCGATAGGCGACATCGTTATCCAGCGGACGCACGATGACGGGACCGCGACGATGGTTGTAAATATCATCCTCCGCATTGGCACCGTACAAGGGAGTTATCCGCAGGTTCCGGATGA
Proteins encoded in this region:
- the purD gene encoding phosphoribosylamine--glycine ligase — its product is MKVLLLGSGGREHALAWKINQSERLTKLYVAPGNAGTAEIAENVNIKVTDFEALANFVENNAIDMLVVGPEDPLVEGIRDYFEADARFARLMIVGPGKAGAILEGSKDFAKEFMFRHHIPTAGYLTVTKDNLEKGFAFLETLKPPYVLKADGLAAGKGVLILDNLEEAKRELELMLGGKFGKAGNQVVIEEYLKGIELSVFALTDGRSYKILGSAKDYKRIGEGDIGLNTGGMGAVSPVPFANEEFNRKVEERVVRPTIEGLQKDGIDYKGFVFFGLMNVGGDPYVIEYNVRMGDPETEVVMPRLKTDILSLFEAMAKGELEQAAFELDDRFCTTVMLVSQGYPGDYEKGKEITGVPDVKGSIVFHAGTKLADGKVVTNGGRVIAVSSFGKTMREALAQSYENVAKIHFDGMNFRRDIGFDL
- a CDS encoding Fic/DOC family protein encodes the protein MNRYTTNGEEGEILPNLLGITDDETLHNAEFEGFLMAEILFTEKLTPKTKFSVKYICDIHRTALKELYSFAGRFRSVNISKGGFVFPAGRFIPDSMRIFEEEILSQLPDHYTSQQALIKDIAKVHGELLFIHPFREGNGRTSRILANLMARKQGYPGLNFKRIDFNEYIIAVQQVARKDYSRMEQIIAYTF
- a CDS encoding DUF2461 domain-containing protein, producing the protein MKEPVTCNFSMAEVFRFLEELRENNNREWFNAHKEWYLAVKAGHEDFINRVIPALAVTEPEVDGLTAKDCIFRIYRDVRFSPNKEPYKTHIGAYMVKGGKQSPRAGYYVHIEPGNCMIGGGIWCPEPSLLKALRKDVYDNVDEFTGIIRDAEFQKHYVLEGEKLKKVPAPFPADFPEGDLLKYKSYTVSNYVPDSFFEGEDVVERCVERLLLMQPFNRFLNYTVEETWR
- a CDS encoding cob(I)yrinic acid a,c-diamide adenosyltransferase; translated protein: MKVYTKTGDKGTTALIGGTRVAKNNVRLEAYGGVDELNSHLGMIRSYPIDEESVKQLIEIQNVLFVVGANLATDTAVSNMQKKLPCTDEDVAFLERAIDKMDEELPPLQYFVLPGGRPEVSACHIARTVCRRVERRIIDMSEEIEVEDIIVRYVNRLSDYLFVLGRKLAKDCGLEEVKWVPRN
- the recG gene encoding ATP-dependent DNA helicase RecG, producing the protein MLELAGLNIKFVPGVGEKRASLLEQEMGIQSYEDMLYYIPYKYIDRTRVYTIRELTSDLPYIQVKAKITNLTSVGAGKQMRMVATAYDGTGELELVWFTGHKYLSSQITPDKEYLIFGKPTIFNHKMNIVHPEMDLYETSAKQLVGFQAIYPTTEKMKKSYLTSRLINKIQANIFKAINGRIQETLPAWFIKKHNLIYLHEALYNIHFPENPDMLRKAQYRLKFEELFYIQLNILKLKFNRKAAFQGHLFTTVGDYFNDFYHNHLPFPLTDAQKRVIKEIRSDCGSGKQMNRLLQGDVGSGKTLVAVMCMLIALDNGYQAAIMAPTEILATQHYETISGLLKDTPISVGLLTGSTKKKEREIIHEALSDGRLQILIGTHALLEDVVNFKNVGLVVIDEQHRFGVAQRAKLWQKNTIPPHMLVMTATPIPRTLAMTLYGDLDVSVIDQLPPGRKPITTHHAFEARRLQVYKFIQKELELGRQAYIVYPMISESEKMDYRNLEEGYEHVMSYFAPLGYTADIVHGKLKPTEKEEHMRRFVSGETRILVATTVIEVGVNVPNASIMVIESAERFGLSQLHQLRGRVGRGAEQSYCILMTSYKLSNESRKRIETMTSTNDGFEIAEVDLKLRGPGDIEGTQQSGLTCNLRVANLGKDGRILNEAAQAATLILEDDPLLQKEENQTFATQVKRLFKTKINWRYIS
- a CDS encoding DUF3332 domain-containing protein, which produces MKKSFNQMIAVVMIAVSSVAFTGCYGSFSLTSKLHNWNGQVSNAKFVNELVFLGLCILPAYELCCLGDVLIFNSIEFWGGQNPVAMKAGDVEEGQVMYAGHPYHVTKSLNKMVVASEETDAVAEFQYFPEEESWYLMDGQNKAKLMKNTKKMMKAVVAIN
- the aspA gene encoding aspartate ammonia-lyase, encoding MKTRIEHDLLGNKEVPMDAYYGVQTLRAIENFAGISNYTIGMFPNYVKALAMVKWAAAKANFELGLIPADITNAITAACEEIIDGKLADQFPVDMVQGGAGTSTNMNINEVVANRALELLGHQKGEYQYCHPNNHVNLSQSTNDAYPTSFHLAIILTNKEVVAEIKLLVDSFRRKAKEFEHVLKMGRTQLQDAVPMTLGQEFEAYAYTLEENIERLNEAAKLFLVENMGATAIGTGINSEPEYAEICARELRIISGEEFVLAPNLIAATPDTGACVTYSSELKRFCVQLSKVCNDLRLLSSGPRCGLNEINLPPMQPGSSIMPGKVNPVIPEVVNQVCFRVIGNDTTVMMAAEAGQLELNVMEPVIVYALFNSMQMLTKVMDRLRILCVDGITANADRCKDMVMNSIGIVTALNPTLGYENSSRIAKRALTENRSVYDLVLEEKLLTKEELDNVLRPELMIAPKKFYKKK